The Bacteriovorax sp. BAL6_X genome window below encodes:
- the lpxC gene encoding UDP-3-O-acyl-N-acetylglucosamine deacetylase translates to MLNQRTIAKKVMITGIGIHSGKKVTMTLHPSEADSGIQFKRTDIKDSQILKATADTVGATENNTAIGSGPGAVHTVEHLLSVLYGFGINNCYIEIDGPEVPIMDGSGASFLYVIKETGIQQLHKTKKFLVVTKAVEVKVGEKWARIEPCEKLVIDSTIVFKHPIIKTQRKIFEFTCENYIAEIGRARTFGLLRDVDMLKRKGLIKGGSLDNAIVLDDFKVMNPDGLRFDDEFVRHKILDTVGDISLLGYEIAGKITTYMSGHHVHNVLCRKLLETPDAYEIVSATSLEKEAVQAFDLPMALAPSF, encoded by the coding sequence GAAAGAAGGTTACAATGACTCTACATCCTTCCGAAGCGGACTCTGGTATTCAGTTTAAAAGAACTGACATTAAAGATTCACAGATTCTCAAGGCCACTGCGGACACAGTTGGTGCGACTGAGAATAATACTGCTATTGGTTCAGGACCTGGTGCTGTACACACAGTCGAGCATCTTTTATCTGTTTTATATGGATTTGGGATCAATAATTGCTACATCGAAATTGATGGGCCAGAAGTTCCAATTATGGACGGTTCAGGTGCATCTTTCCTATACGTTATTAAAGAGACTGGGATTCAACAACTTCATAAAACAAAGAAGTTTTTAGTAGTTACTAAAGCTGTAGAAGTTAAAGTTGGCGAAAAGTGGGCAAGAATCGAACCTTGTGAAAAGCTAGTGATTGACTCAACTATCGTTTTTAAACATCCAATTATCAAAACTCAACGTAAGATATTTGAATTTACGTGTGAAAATTACATCGCAGAAATTGGCCGTGCTCGTACATTTGGCCTTTTGAGAGATGTTGATATGCTAAAGAGAAAAGGTCTAATTAAGGGCGGATCTCTTGATAATGCAATTGTTCTAGATGATTTTAAAGTAATGAATCCTGATGGATTACGTTTTGATGATGAGTTCGTAAGACATAAGATTCTTGATACAGTTGGTGATATTAGCCTTCTTGGTTATGAAATCGCTGGAAAAATCACTACTTACATGTCTGGACACCACGTTCACAACGTTCTTTGTCGCAAGCTTTTAGAGACGCCAGATGCGTATGAAATTGTATCAGCGACTTCACTTGAGAAAGAAGCGGTACAGGCATTTGATCTGCCCATGGCCCTTGCGCCG